AACCAGGCCGACCTGGCCCGCCGCTTCAACGTCAGTCGCATTCCGATGCGCGAAGCGTTCCGCATGCTGCAGCAGGAAGGGTTGATCGACGTTCAGCTCAATCAGCGTGCGGTCGTTCGGGCTTTGGACGCCGGTGAAGTCGATCAACTCTACGGCGTGAGGATCTCACTGGAAGCACTCGGCGCACGGATCACGGCGGGTCGGTTGACCGACACGGAGGTCGCAGAGGCGAAGGAGTGCCTTCGGCGGATGCGTAGAACCAAGCGCGCAGCGGACATGACCGAATGGGTCACGGCGCACAGGCGGTTCCACACTCTGTGTACCGCGCGAGCCGGCGCACCGTTAGCGGGAATCATCCTGTCCTATTCTGAACGCACCGAACGATACGTGCGTTTCGGTCAGCAGGCGCACGCGGACGCTTTCGCCGTCGCAGAGGCCGAACACGAGCAGATACTTGGATCGCTGGTCGCCGGTGAGGCGGACACAGCAGGTGCGCTGATGGCGCGCCATCTCGCGCACACCGCCACAACCGTGTTGGCTGATCTCGACGACGGGTTCGAGGCACTCACGGTGGCGGAGTCACTGCAGATGTGCGCTGGCGGCTCCGTCTAGGCCCCGCGACCTACCTAGCTCACGAGAAGACCAGGCCTCCGTCGACGATCAGTGTCGTTCCTCCTGTGCGGGTTCAGTTCTGCGGTGCAAAGGACCCAGGAGGGGCACACGCGGCCGCCACACTGAGGTCGGCCACAACCTGCGGGCCCGTGATTATGTTTTTGGTAGCCC
This genomic window from Mycolicibacterium goodii contains:
- a CDS encoding GntR family transcriptional regulator, with amino-acid sequence MPVRVDAALDDLAIPALDNPRETSSQLHTHLRRLINDGAIAPGTELNQADLARRFNVSRIPMREAFRMLQQEGLIDVQLNQRAVVRALDAGEVDQLYGVRISLEALGARITAGRLTDTEVAEAKECLRRMRRTKRAADMTEWVTAHRRFHTLCTARAGAPLAGIILSYSERTERYVRFGQQAHADAFAVAEAEHEQILGSLVAGEADTAGALMARHLAHTATTVLADLDDGFEALTVAESLQMCAGGSV